A region of Bacillus cabrialesii DNA encodes the following proteins:
- a CDS encoding DMT family transporter has translation MSIQRETSGHTAAIVTILIWGTTFISTKVLLADFTPMDILFYRFLIGFIALILVRPKMIPFKNWRQELLFAGAGLFGVTLYFLLENMALTYTYASNVGMIVSIIPMITAILAHFLLEGEKLRLTFFIGFGPALIGLLMITFNGNVVLRLNPFGDILAAGAALLFGGYSIFMKKLSAYDYHIIELTQRVFLYGLLFMVPALFLFDFHLDLSRFSSASNVLNMLFLGIGASALCFATWNYSVAVLGAVKSSAYIYMVPVITIAASILILHEKMTWIALLGGALTLLGLYISELKPKAKLMENGFNMDA, from the coding sequence ATGAGCATACAAAGGGAAACATCCGGGCATACCGCAGCCATTGTGACCATTCTGATTTGGGGGACGACCTTTATTTCGACAAAGGTACTGCTGGCCGACTTTACGCCAATGGACATATTATTTTACCGATTTTTGATAGGCTTTATTGCACTTATTCTCGTACGCCCCAAAATGATTCCATTCAAAAACTGGCGGCAGGAACTGTTATTTGCCGGGGCCGGTTTATTCGGCGTAACCTTATACTTCCTATTAGAAAATATGGCTCTCACCTATACATACGCATCTAACGTCGGCATGATTGTGTCCATTATCCCGATGATTACTGCTATACTGGCTCACTTTCTGCTTGAAGGCGAAAAACTGCGGCTGACTTTTTTCATTGGATTTGGGCCGGCACTGATCGGGCTTTTAATGATTACGTTCAACGGCAATGTCGTTCTGCGGCTGAATCCATTCGGAGACATCTTGGCAGCCGGGGCCGCTCTCTTGTTTGGAGGCTACTCGATTTTCATGAAAAAATTAAGCGCTTACGATTATCACATCATCGAGCTGACACAGAGAGTGTTTTTGTACGGTTTGTTGTTTATGGTTCCCGCTTTATTTTTGTTCGACTTCCATTTGGACCTAAGCCGATTTTCGTCCGCTTCAAACGTACTCAATATGCTTTTCCTCGGCATCGGTGCTTCCGCTCTATGCTTTGCCACATGGAATTACTCAGTCGCTGTGCTCGGCGCCGTCAAATCCAGCGCCTATATTTACATGGTCCCGGTCATCACAATCGCTGCTTCCATTCTGATCCTGCATGAAAAGATGACATGGATTGCTCTTCTAGGCGGTGCACTTACGCTTTTAGGACTATACATTTCAGAGCTGAAACCGAAAGCGAAGCTGATGGAGAACGGGTTTAACATGGATGCTTAA
- a CDS encoding transcriptional regulator: protein MYTLQEISKPKRKKLVKNIEKHLKNYNNYKVAILNLSKQLEFIATNDNIEIFKESVDEDCEFQESVDKLASELQHIKLVKDSIDISLSELTELEYKFVQYRYFKNWTIEKSALEIGYSDKALFVIRNQVMDKLLISLGSVVYM from the coding sequence ATGTATACACTTCAAGAAATTAGTAAACCTAAAAGAAAAAAACTGGTGAAGAATATTGAGAAGCACTTAAAGAACTACAATAATTACAAAGTTGCCATCCTTAATCTAAGTAAACAACTTGAATTCATAGCTACAAATGATAACATTGAAATCTTTAAGGAAAGCGTCGATGAAGACTGTGAGTTTCAAGAATCTGTAGATAAGCTCGCCAGCGAGTTGCAGCATATCAAACTTGTTAAAGATTCAATCGATATCTCATTATCAGAATTAACAGAACTAGAGTATAAATTTGTTCAATACCGTTATTTCAAGAATTGGACTATCGAAAAAAGTGCGCTAGAGATTGGTTATAGTGATAAAGCACTTTTTGTAATACGTAATCAAGTAATGGATAAATTATTGATCAGCTTAGGAAGCGTAGTTTATATGTAA
- a CDS encoding phage holin produces MMDKGTFVRTIVLIIAIINQSLAIYNKSPLPLDNEQLEQFVSMVFTAIAAVIAWYKNNYVTKKGHSQKQLLAEKNLTKVKKNKHKTCSSPK; encoded by the coding sequence ATGATGGATAAAGGAACATTTGTTAGAACGATTGTCTTGATTATAGCAATTATAAATCAATCACTTGCAATATATAACAAGTCACCTCTCCCTTTAGATAATGAACAATTAGAGCAATTTGTATCTATGGTATTTACCGCTATAGCGGCAGTGATAGCATGGTATAAAAATAATTATGTTACAAAAAAGGGGCACTCACAAAAACAATTATTGGCGGAGAAAAATTTAACTAAAGTCAAAAAAAATAAACATAAGACCTGTAGCTCTCCTAAATAG
- a CDS encoding LysM peptidoglycan-binding domain-containing protein translates to MATTYSTTTYTVKSGDNLGSIAQRFGMTLSEIQSLNNISNPDKIQVGQILKVYASGNDSDNGGSTRKTTTYTVKSGDNLGSIAQRFGMTLSEIQSLNNISNPDKIQVGQTLKVYASGNDSDNGGSTRKTTTYTVKSGDNLGSIAQRFGMTLSEIQSLNNISNPDKIQVGQTLKVYASGNDSDNGGSTRKTTTYTVKSGDNLGSIAQRFGMTLSEIQTLNNISNPDKIQVGQTLKVYASGNDSDNGGSTRKTTTYTVKSGDNLGSIAQRFGMTLSEIQTLNNISNPDKIQVGQTLKVYASGNDSDNGGSTRKTTTYTVKSGDNLGSIAQRFGMTLSEIQTLNNISNPDKIQVGQILKVYASGNDSDNGGSTRKTTTYIVKSGDNLGSIAQRFGMTLSEIQSLNNISNPDKIQVGQTLKVYDNGSDDDTKDNDSTPDKGDGGASVTYVTESQLNQIGWSSSYISKAMLEDLNNCLERYNITTRSRLCHFISQCSHESGAGRWRKELASGKAYEGRTDLGNTQPGDGPKFKGAGYIQLTGRYNYTRFSNAIGDPKIISLGVDYVADNYPWTSAGFWWHSNNMNALCDTNPSVEAVTRRVNGGYNGLEDRRMYYNRCIRVF, encoded by the coding sequence ATGGCAACAACATATTCTACAACCACTTATACTGTTAAATCTGGTGATAATTTAGGAAGTATCGCTCAACGATTTGGAATGACATTGTCAGAGATTCAATCACTGAATAACATTAGCAATCCAGATAAGATTCAAGTCGGTCAAATATTGAAAGTTTACGCTAGTGGCAATGATTCAGATAATGGTGGTTCCACACGTAAAACAACCACTTATACTGTTAAATCTGGTGATAATTTAGGAAGTATCGCTCAACGATTTGGGATGACATTGTCAGAGATTCAATCACTGAATAACATTAGCAATCCAGATAAGATTCAAGTCGGTCAAACATTGAAAGTTTACGCTAGTGGCAATGATTCAGATAATGGTGGTTCCACACGTAAAACAACCACTTATACTGTTAAATCTGGTGATAATTTAGGAAGTATCGCTCAACGATTTGGAATGACATTGTCAGAGATTCAATCACTGAATAACATTAGCAATCCAGATAAGATTCAAGTCGGTCAAACATTGAAAGTTTACGCTAGTGGCAATGATTCAGATAATGGTGGTTCCACACGTAAAACAACCACTTATACTGTTAAATCTGGTGATAATTTAGGAAGTATCGCTCAACGATTTGGGATGACATTGTCAGAGATTCAAACACTGAATAACATTAGCAATCCAGATAAGATTCAAGTCGGTCAAACATTGAAAGTTTACGCTAGTGGCAATGATTCAGATAATGGTGGTTCCACACGTAAAACAACCACTTATACTGTTAAATCTGGTGATAATTTAGGAAGTATTGCTCAACGATTTGGAATGACATTGTCAGAGATTCAAACACTGAATAACATTAGCAATCCAGATAAGATTCAAGTCGGTCAAACATTGAAAGTTTACGCTAGTGGCAATGATTCAGATAATGGTGGTTCCACACGTAAAACAACCACTTATACTGTTAAATCTGGTGATAATTTAGGAAGTATTGCTCAACGATTTGGAATGACATTGTCAGAGATTCAAACACTGAATAACATTAGCAATCCAGATAAGATTCAAGTCGGTCAAATATTGAAAGTTTACGCTAGTGGCAATGATTCAGATAATGGTGGTTCCACACGTAAAACAACCACTTATATTGTTAAATCTGGTGATAATTTAGGAAGTATCGCTCAACGATTTGGGATGACATTGTCAGAGATTCAATCACTGAATAACATTAGCAATCCAGATAAGATTCAAGTCGGTCAAACATTGAAAGTTTATGATAATGGTAGTGACGACGATACAAAAGATAATGACTCGACTCCAGATAAAGGAGATGGTGGTGCATCTGTAACTTATGTAACCGAGAGCCAGTTGAATCAAATCGGATGGTCAAGCTCGTATATTTCAAAAGCTATGTTGGAAGATTTGAATAATTGCTTAGAGAGATACAACATCACAACTAGATCTAGACTTTGCCATTTTATTAGCCAATGTAGTCATGAATCCGGAGCAGGTCGATGGAGAAAAGAATTGGCATCTGGCAAAGCATACGAGGGCCGCACAGATTTAGGCAACACTCAACCAGGTGATGGTCCAAAGTTTAAAGGAGCAGGTTATATTCAATTAACAGGGCGTTATAACTACACACGGTTTTCCAACGCAATTGGTGATCCCAAAATTATAAGTCTAGGTGTTGATTATGTAGCTGATAATTATCCATGGACTAGTGCTGGTTTTTGGTGGCATTCAAACAATATGAATGCATTATGTGACACTAATCCATCAGTTGAAGCAGTAACACGAAGGGTTAATGGTGGTTACAATGGGTTAGAAGATCGTAGAATGTATTACAATAGATGTATTAGAGTATTCTAA
- a CDS encoding LuxR C-terminal-related transcriptional regulator, whose amino-acid sequence MDIRHRIIKLEQVFVSFPTYIQAVIAEIQTSIPFAASCCTAVDPDTLLSIGAITDGQIENIHPQLFESEYGQLDYNQYTTLLHTKQTAAILSEATGGDLRKSKRSTDILQPAGFGDELRAVLLDQEECWGHLSLFRGIKEPHFQKEERRLLAELAPLIGQALRRFRLTLSLTTSGQTSDPGILILSHALDIISFNQPARHWLTVLREWENINEDILPKPIRAVSTKARTNETAKVLITNPGLSLKASRLTGSTEQIAVSFEPASPAETLMILTDAFNLTKREKDITSCVIRGLSTKEMAGELHISAYTVQDHLKSIFTKTGAGSRRELARMLIPAAFPGCE is encoded by the coding sequence ATGGACATCCGACATCGCATTATCAAGCTGGAGCAGGTTTTTGTATCCTTTCCAACCTATATACAGGCCGTCATTGCGGAAATCCAAACATCTATCCCATTCGCCGCATCCTGCTGCACTGCTGTTGACCCGGACACATTGCTTTCGATCGGCGCCATCACAGACGGCCAGATAGAAAACATTCATCCCCAACTGTTTGAATCTGAATATGGACAGCTGGACTATAATCAGTACACAACGTTACTGCACACGAAACAAACTGCGGCCATTTTAAGTGAAGCGACAGGCGGTGATTTAAGGAAAAGCAAGCGCTCCACAGATATCTTACAGCCTGCCGGGTTTGGAGATGAGCTTCGGGCTGTTTTATTGGATCAAGAGGAATGCTGGGGACATTTGTCCCTGTTCCGAGGGATCAAGGAACCTCACTTTCAAAAAGAAGAGCGCCGTCTTCTGGCAGAGCTGGCCCCGCTAATCGGACAAGCGCTGCGCCGTTTCAGGCTCACACTTTCTCTAACCACTTCTGGACAAACATCTGACCCCGGCATTTTGATTCTTTCACACGCACTTGATATCATCTCCTTTAACCAGCCTGCCCGTCATTGGCTAACCGTCCTGCGTGAATGGGAGAATATAAACGAAGATATACTGCCCAAACCAATTCGCGCCGTCAGTACGAAAGCACGAACAAATGAAACGGCCAAGGTTCTCATTACAAATCCCGGCCTCTCCTTGAAAGCAAGCCGCCTAACTGGAAGCACGGAACAAATCGCGGTCTCATTCGAACCCGCATCCCCAGCCGAAACCTTGATGATTTTAACTGATGCATTCAATCTGACAAAACGCGAAAAAGACATCACCAGCTGTGTTATCAGAGGGCTTTCCACCAAAGAAATGGCAGGCGAACTGCACATTTCCGCATATACAGTGCAGGATCACCTGAAATCTATTTTTACAAAAACCGGAGCAGGAAGCCGGCGTGAATTAGCGCGGATGCTGATTCCAGCAGCTTTTCCTGGCTGTGAGTAA
- a CDS encoding class I SAM-dependent methyltransferase, with protein MNRKLNWNHPDADRYEETIKRKIPGYDLLYDMMDRLLTEKLSEREDILVVGAGGGKELVTLGTGHPGWRFTGVDTSGRMLDAARRRMEGMEIQADLIEGDINHLTFDRVFSGATCMLVLHFLRDLNAKRELLKHIADQLQSGAPFLLASINGDVHSSSFQWQMQAWRQHFLANGISEEEWETFAESIGVSTHPIPEIIVEELLRESGFTGVTRFFNAYAIGGWFAVKGGDTL; from the coding sequence ATGAATAGAAAATTAAATTGGAATCACCCTGATGCAGATCGGTATGAAGAAACCATTAAACGAAAAATCCCAGGCTATGATTTACTGTATGACATGATGGATCGGCTTCTGACAGAAAAGCTTTCTGAGCGGGAGGACATTCTCGTGGTTGGCGCAGGAGGCGGAAAGGAGCTGGTAACGCTTGGAACAGGGCATCCGGGCTGGCGTTTTACAGGAGTGGATACGTCAGGGCGAATGCTGGATGCAGCGAGAAGAAGAATGGAGGGGATGGAGATTCAAGCGGATTTGATAGAAGGAGATATCAATCATTTAACATTTGATAGGGTATTTTCAGGGGCGACGTGTATGCTTGTGCTGCATTTTTTGCGTGACCTGAATGCCAAGCGTGAGCTTTTGAAACACATAGCAGATCAGCTGCAAAGCGGAGCGCCTTTTTTGCTGGCTTCGATAAATGGGGATGTCCATTCATCTTCGTTTCAATGGCAGATGCAGGCGTGGAGGCAGCATTTTCTCGCTAATGGTATTTCTGAGGAGGAGTGGGAGACATTTGCGGAGTCGATCGGCGTTAGTACGCATCCGATTCCAGAAATTATAGTGGAGGAACTTCTTCGTGAATCGGGGTTTACAGGCGTGACGCGATTTTTCAATGCTTACGCGATTGGCGGATGGTTTGCAGTGAAGGGTGGAGATACATTATGA
- the purT gene encoding phosphoribosylglycinamide formyltransferase 2: protein MYQSKKVLLLGSGELGKEVVIEAQRLGVQTVAVDSYEHAPAMQVAHNSYVVDMLDREQIRIIIEKEKPDLIVPEVEAIATDELLKLEEEGFHVIPNARAAKLTMDREGIRRLAAETLGLATAGYEFANTYDEFAQAAAQIGFPCVVKPLMSSSGKGQSVCRTEADLESCWETAMKGGRVKNGRVIVEEFIPFESEITLLTVRAVNGTTFCEPIGHVQKDGDYIESWQPHHMTEQQMEEAKHIAKAITDELGGYGLFGVELFLAKNKVYFSEVSPRPHDTGLVTLVTQNLSEFALHVRAILGFPITEITQLSPGASRPLKAPEESADYIVEGLENALAVPKTQVRVFGKPITKAGRRMAVALSAADTVETARENAKKALDQLSIK, encoded by the coding sequence ATGTATCAGTCGAAGAAGGTTTTATTGTTAGGTTCAGGCGAGTTAGGAAAAGAAGTAGTGATTGAAGCCCAGCGTCTTGGGGTACAGACGGTGGCGGTTGACAGTTACGAGCATGCTCCGGCAATGCAGGTCGCGCATAACAGCTATGTCGTTGACATGCTGGACCGCGAGCAGATCAGAATCATCATTGAAAAAGAAAAGCCGGATTTGATTGTGCCTGAGGTTGAGGCCATCGCCACGGATGAATTGCTGAAGCTTGAAGAGGAAGGATTTCACGTCATCCCGAATGCGCGTGCGGCGAAGCTCACGATGGATCGGGAAGGCATCAGGAGGCTTGCGGCGGAAACGCTAGGACTTGCGACGGCAGGCTATGAATTTGCGAATACATATGACGAATTTGCACAAGCGGCAGCTCAGATTGGTTTCCCTTGTGTCGTTAAACCTTTAATGAGTTCTTCTGGAAAAGGCCAAAGCGTGTGCCGCACTGAAGCGGATTTAGAGAGCTGCTGGGAGACGGCGATGAAAGGCGGACGGGTGAAAAACGGGCGCGTGATCGTTGAGGAGTTTATTCCATTTGAATCAGAAATTACGCTCTTAACTGTACGAGCGGTAAACGGCACGACATTTTGCGAGCCGATCGGTCATGTGCAAAAGGACGGAGATTATATCGAATCATGGCAGCCGCATCATATGACAGAGCAGCAAATGGAAGAAGCGAAACATATTGCGAAAGCCATTACGGATGAGCTTGGCGGGTACGGCCTGTTTGGTGTTGAGCTATTCCTTGCAAAAAATAAAGTGTATTTCAGTGAAGTATCTCCTCGACCTCATGATACGGGCCTTGTCACGCTGGTGACGCAAAATTTGTCAGAATTCGCACTGCATGTCCGGGCGATTCTCGGTTTTCCGATTACAGAAATCACACAGCTTTCTCCTGGCGCCAGCCGGCCCCTCAAAGCACCGGAAGAATCAGCGGATTACATTGTTGAGGGACTGGAAAACGCACTGGCAGTACCGAAGACCCAAGTTCGTGTCTTTGGCAAGCCGATAACGAAAGCCGGACGCCGTATGGCGGTTGCGCTTTCTGCGGCTGATACAGTCGAAACAGCGAGAGAGAACGCAAAGAAAGCATTGGATCAGCTGTCTATAAAATAG
- the mpr gene encoding extracellular metalloprotease Mpr gives MKLVSTFRKKWFAYLTILCLSLGAAVSFGSPAQAAENPQTSVSNTGKEADAPKNQTSKAEQVSAPYEGTGKTSKSLYGGQTKLEKNIQSLQPSSIIGTDERTRISGTTSFPYRATVQLSIKYPNTSSTYGCTGFLVNPNTVVTAGHCVYSQDHGWASTITAAPGRNDSSYPYGTYSGTMFYSVKGWTESKNTNYDYGAVKLNGSPGNTVGWYGYRTTNSSSPAGLSSSVTGYPCDKTFGTMWSDTKPIRSAETYKLTYTTDTYGCQSGSPVYRNYSDTGQTAIAIHTNGGSSYNLGTRVTNDVFNNIQYWANQ, from the coding sequence ATGAAATTAGTTTCAACATTCAGAAAAAAATGGTTCGCTTACTTAACGATTTTGTGCTTGTCTTTGGGAGCGGCGGTATCTTTCGGCTCACCGGCGCAAGCGGCAGAGAACCCGCAAACTTCTGTATCGAATACCGGTAAAGAAGCTGATGCCCCGAAAAACCAAACGTCAAAAGCAGAACAGGTTTCAGCCCCTTATGAAGGAACCGGGAAAACAAGTAAATCGTTATACGGCGGCCAAACGAAACTGGAAAAGAACATTCAATCCTTACAGCCTTCAAGCATCATCGGAACTGATGAACGCACCAGAATCTCCGGCACTACGTCTTTTCCTTACAGAGCAACTGTTCAACTTTCAATCAAGTATCCCAACACCTCAAGCACTTATGGATGTACCGGATTTTTAGTCAATCCAAATACTGTTGTAACGGCTGGACACTGTGTGTACAGCCAGGATCACGGATGGGCTTCGACGATAACCGCAGCGCCGGGACGGAATGACTCGTCATATCCATATGGAACTTATTCTGGCACGATGTTCTATTCCGTCAAAGGATGGACGGAAAGCAAAAACACCAATTATGATTACGGAGCTGTTAAATTAAACGGTTCTCCTGGAAACACGGTTGGCTGGTACGGCTATCGGACAACAAACAGCAGCAGTCCCGCGGGCCTTTCCTCGTCAGTGACAGGATATCCGTGTGACAAGACATTTGGCACGATGTGGTCTGACACAAAGCCGATTCGCTCCGCTGAAACGTATAAGCTGACCTATACAACCGATACGTACGGCTGCCAAAGCGGCTCGCCCGTTTATCGAAACTACAGTGATACAGGGCAGACAGCTATTGCGATTCACACGAACGGAGGATCGTCATATAACTTGGGAACAAGGGTGACGAACGATGTATTCAACAATATTCAATATTGGGCAAATCAATAA
- a CDS encoding YbfJ family protein yields MYSTIFNIGQINKYSKLAIFMSILFICGCSSQTHSAQKETAIPVTLHVEDGEGLPVEGVQVTIVKAPASDQEPSAEIGEILGKTDKNGDIKWDTGKKGDYSVALTKGEKSVTHHISLTEDKKDKVIPLVFKE; encoded by the coding sequence ATGTATTCAACAATATTCAATATTGGGCAAATCAATAAATACAGCAAGCTAGCGATTTTTATGTCTATTTTGTTTATATGCGGGTGCAGTTCTCAAACGCATTCTGCACAAAAGGAAACAGCCATTCCTGTAACCCTTCATGTGGAGGATGGCGAGGGACTGCCGGTTGAAGGGGTTCAAGTGACGATTGTCAAAGCGCCGGCCTCAGATCAGGAGCCGAGTGCAGAGATTGGCGAGATTCTCGGTAAAACAGACAAAAACGGAGACATCAAATGGGATACCGGCAAAAAAGGTGACTACTCAGTCGCATTGACGAAAGGTGAAAAATCGGTAACCCATCATATCTCATTAACAGAGGATAAAAAAGATAAGGTCATTCCATTAGTTTTCAAAGAATAG
- a CDS encoding alpha/beta fold hydrolase, with product MTQDSMQFAAAESGLRFYQAYDLSLSLWQIEPEAFYVSTRFGKTHIMASGPKDAPALILLHGGLFSSAMWYPNIAAWSSQFRTYAVDIIGDKNKSIPTAALDTRADCAEWLKDVFDSLGLQKAHLAGLSLGGSHIVNFLLHVPERVARAVVMSPAEAFISFHPDVYKYAAGLKGVSGAEAYIKWITDSRYDLHPLLQRQIVTGVEWQDEQRTLKPAENGFPYVFTDRELKSIAVPILLMFGEREVMYHQQMALERAAVLVPGIQAEIVKNAGHLLSLEQPEYVNQRVLSFLSGE from the coding sequence ATGACACAAGATTCGATGCAGTTTGCCGCGGCTGAAAGCGGTCTTCGCTTTTACCAGGCATATGATCTAAGCCTTTCTTTGTGGCAGATTGAGCCGGAAGCATTCTATGTTTCTACTCGTTTTGGAAAAACACACATCATGGCAAGTGGACCGAAGGACGCACCTGCGCTCATTTTGCTTCACGGAGGCCTTTTCAGCTCCGCAATGTGGTATCCGAATATCGCGGCGTGGAGCAGTCAATTTCGTACATATGCTGTCGATATAATTGGAGACAAAAATAAAAGCATACCAACAGCTGCTCTGGATACGAGAGCTGATTGCGCGGAATGGCTGAAAGACGTCTTTGATTCGCTCGGACTTCAGAAGGCGCACCTGGCCGGCCTTTCACTTGGTGGCTCCCATATCGTGAATTTCTTGCTCCACGTGCCTGAAAGAGTAGCGCGGGCAGTTGTCATGAGCCCTGCTGAGGCGTTTATTTCATTTCATCCGGATGTCTATAAATACGCTGCGGGGCTTAAAGGGGTAAGCGGAGCTGAGGCATATATCAAGTGGATTACGGATAGCCGTTATGATCTGCATCCTCTGCTGCAAAGACAAATTGTGACGGGTGTGGAATGGCAGGATGAACAAAGAACCCTTAAACCGGCAGAAAACGGCTTTCCGTACGTGTTCACAGACCGGGAATTGAAATCGATTGCGGTCCCGATCCTCCTGATGTTCGGTGAGCGCGAGGTGATGTACCATCAGCAAATGGCTTTAGAACGGGCTGCGGTATTGGTGCCGGGAATTCAGGCAGAAATCGTGAAGAATGCGGGGCACCTGTTATCTCTGGAGCAGCCAGAGTACGTCAATCAGCGTGTCTTGTCCTTTTTGAGCGGGGAGTAA
- the pssA gene encoding CDP-diacylglycerol--serine O-phosphatidyltransferase → MNYIPCMITIGNFTCGLLAIHSLLYHNIHSAVLFIFTGMFLDFFDGMAARKLNAVSDMGKELDSFADLVTFGVAPSMLAYSVALYALPFIGILCALTYSICGMLRLSKFNIEQSKLPTFIGMPIPFAGMCLVILSFVYNPILLAIGTCGLSYLMVSKIKFPHFKKHAAENLESERWN, encoded by the coding sequence GTGAATTATATCCCCTGTATGATTACGATTGGAAACTTTACTTGCGGGCTGCTGGCAATTCATTCCTTGTTATATCACAACATTCATTCAGCAGTGCTTTTCATTTTTACCGGCATGTTTCTCGATTTCTTTGACGGGATGGCTGCACGTAAGCTGAATGCCGTTTCTGATATGGGAAAAGAACTTGATTCGTTTGCCGATCTGGTGACGTTTGGCGTGGCTCCTTCTATGCTTGCTTACAGTGTCGCATTGTACGCCCTGCCATTTATCGGGATTTTATGCGCATTGACGTACAGCATTTGCGGAATGCTTCGCCTCTCTAAATTTAACATTGAACAAAGCAAGCTTCCGACATTTATCGGAATGCCGATTCCATTTGCGGGCATGTGTCTCGTTATTCTAAGCTTCGTCTATAACCCGATCCTGCTGGCAATCGGCACTTGCGGACTTTCATATTTAATGGTGAGTAAAATAAAATTTCCTCACTTTAAAAAACATGCGGCAGAAAACCTGGAGTCCGAGAGATGGAATTAG
- a CDS encoding DedA family protein, translating to MELVQQLIADYGYLAIFLMLVLGIVGLPIPDEVMMTVVGYFTQTHVLNYELSILISFVGALLGMLISYMIGRKAGRPFIDKYGKWVGLKEKRMMKVEKWMKKYGPYSLILGYFIPGVRHVTCYFSGIGKMDLKMYIAFAAIGAFLWCFIFITIGRVIGIIHV from the coding sequence ATGGAATTAGTTCAGCAGCTTATAGCGGATTACGGTTATCTCGCTATTTTTTTGATGCTGGTTCTAGGGATTGTTGGATTGCCGATCCCAGATGAAGTGATGATGACCGTTGTTGGCTACTTCACACAAACACATGTGCTGAATTATGAGCTTTCGATTTTGATCAGCTTTGTCGGAGCGCTGTTAGGTATGCTGATCAGCTACATGATCGGCAGAAAAGCCGGGCGTCCGTTCATCGATAAGTATGGCAAGTGGGTCGGTTTAAAAGAAAAGAGAATGATGAAAGTGGAGAAATGGATGAAGAAATACGGTCCATATTCTCTTATATTAGGGTATTTTATTCCCGGTGTCCGGCATGTGACGTGCTACTTTTCGGGTATCGGCAAAATGGACCTAAAAATGTATATTGCGTTTGCGGCAATCGGCGCCTTTTTATGGTGCTTTATTTTTATTACAATTGGAAGGGTTATAGGGATTATTCATGTTTAA
- a CDS encoding phosphatidylserine decarboxylase — MFNTAVKILYRSLIELTNHRLSSYLIKGFCESKISKPVIPLFSKHFRLNWDDVDCTAADYGSLSELFIRNINLERRPVSKEAHAVVSPVDGVVQTIGTINPNQTFTVKGKDYSFAELTGCKSADHQYNGGYFVVLYLSPRHYHRFHSPISCRYQKLAELGNRSYPVNQLGLKYGKDVLSKNYRFVYELNGGSRNVLMIPVGAMNINSIVQTSTRDELEIGEELGYFSFGSTVILIFEKGAFQPSANLTEGQEVQVGELIGYEEHKEELA, encoded by the coding sequence ATGTTTAATACGGCTGTAAAGATTCTGTATCGATCATTGATAGAGCTGACGAATCATCGTCTGTCCTCCTATCTGATTAAAGGATTTTGCGAGTCTAAAATCAGCAAGCCGGTCATTCCGCTTTTCTCAAAGCATTTTCGGCTAAATTGGGATGATGTTGACTGTACGGCCGCTGATTACGGTTCGCTGTCCGAATTGTTCATTCGGAATATCAATCTGGAGCGGCGCCCTGTTTCAAAAGAAGCACATGCGGTGGTCAGCCCTGTTGACGGTGTGGTTCAGACGATAGGAACAATTAACCCGAATCAAACCTTTACGGTAAAGGGAAAAGATTACTCATTCGCTGAGCTGACCGGCTGCAAAAGCGCAGACCATCAATACAACGGCGGGTACTTTGTCGTTCTCTATTTAAGCCCGCGGCATTATCACCGTTTCCATTCGCCGATCAGCTGCAGGTATCAAAAGCTGGCTGAGCTTGGAAATCGCTCATATCCGGTCAATCAATTAGGGTTGAAATACGGAAAAGATGTCTTGTCAAAAAATTATCGGTTTGTGTACGAGCTGAATGGCGGCAGCCGAAATGTCCTGATGATCCCTGTCGGGGCGATGAATATTAATTCTATCGTGCAGACGAGTACACGAGACGAGCTGGAGATCGGCGAGGAGCTTGGATACTTTTCATTCGGCTCAACCGTCATTTTGATTTTTGAAAAGGGCGCGTTCCAGCCGTCCGCCAATTTGACAGAAGGCCAGGAAGTCCAAGTCGGAGAACTGATAGGTTACGAAGAGCATAAAGAGGAGCTTGCATAG